A region of the Chryseobacterium cucumeris genome:
GCCTGCCCTTTTGAAGTGAGTTTAAAAAGCCTTTTGCGTTCGTCCTGTTTATCTTTTTCCCATTGGATCAACTCCTGCTTTTCAATTTCTTTGAGCAGTGTTATGGTGGACGGATGAGTATAACCGATCTCGTTGGCTATTTCTACTACACTTGCTATTTCTTTTTTATAAATGGTAAAAATAACCGGAAACCATTTCAGCTCAAAATCGATTCCAAATGCTTTATAGATCAATGCTCCGTCTTTCCTCAATTGTTCACTG
Encoded here:
- a CDS encoding MarR family winged helix-turn-helix transcriptional regulator, translating into MNVINEAGILAISTRLHRLSEQLRKDGALIYKAFGIDFELKWFPVIFTIYKKEIASVVEIANEIGYTHPSTITLLKEIEKQELIQWEKDKQDERKRLFKLTSKGQALIEKMKPVWELMSQVLGDIADNQNNLLAAIDEAEEKIANQSFYQRALQVKNVKK